In a single window of the Kwoniella shandongensis chromosome 5, complete sequence genome:
- a CDS encoding ATP-dependent protease La, with the protein MLPIRAVVRSSPCRRCRPTQVARSLATSASSTPNSIANSSRAISHYLQQARSRDLLSTTLQSQHRSLHSSSRELKEKRWVNSAEPGEGEGEGEGEKEKEKTKEKSEEKQVKDSSAEAESSKAAEERAKAESAAKTSESTVKASSSSSSSSAPPSPSTPGSSGSGSGSGTPPSTGKEIAKPIIPEVYPQVLAIPITHRPLFPGFYKAVTVRSPPVIKAIRDLQAHGQPYVGAFLLKDSTSDSDVVTDLNQVHPVGVFCQITSCFTSQEGEGKPEALTAVLFPHRRIRIDELVKPGEGAGQQVASFTSFVEEVQKGEKGEGEVESFEPEVPSVEEVREELGTVSQDRTEESDVPASETKSEPAATPKKPLSPIGFLHSLVPEISLTNVTNVGLEPYQKDSQVVRAIMSELISVFKEIAQLQPMFREQVTSFAISNTSSQVFDEPDKLADLAAVVSTADVSDLQAVLESTSIEDRLQRALILLKKELINAQLQFKISRDVDSKIQKRQREYYLMEQLKGIKKELGMESDGKDKLVEGFKEKASKLAMPEGVRKVFDEELNKLVHLEPSASEFNVTRNYIDWLTQVPWGVHSPENYDITHAVKVLDEDHYGLKDVKDRILEFMAVGKLRGTVEGKILCLAGPPGVGKTSIGKSIARALGRQFYRFSVGGLTDVAEIKGHRRTYIGAMPGKPIQALKKVATENPLILIDEVDKISKAYNGDPASALLEMLDPEQNKSFLDHYLDVPIDLSRVLFVCTANVLETIPGPLLDRMEVLQVSGYVSAEKMSIAERYLSPQAKDAAGLKEVDINLEPGAIEALIRYYCRESGVRNLKKHIDKIYRKAAFKIVTDLGEDALPEPKASSEGTVETQQPDVKPASEHLPGDQSPSPGDAGSTTKVTTVPREPMKIPDSVHVTITQENLRDYVGPPIYHKDRLYTSAPPAGVSTGLGYLGNGSGAVMPIEVTSMPGKGNLQLTGKLGEVIRESAQIALSYVKANAYLLGITKSEAEVTLNDRDVHLHMPEGAIGKEGPSAGTAILTAFVSLFTKTKVDPDVAMTGEISLLGQVLPVGGLKEKILAAHRAGIKKLIVPAACKPDIDENVPESVKSGIEFVFVEDIRQVLHEVFRGSEVEERWRETLPNEKEPEREVHGRLE; encoded by the exons ATTATCTGCAACAAGCTCGATCGCGCGATCTTCTGTCGACAACCCTGCAATCGCAACATAGATCGCTGCATAGTTCGTCACGCGAGCTAAAGGAGAAGCGATGGGTCAATTCGGCTGAgcctggagaaggtgagggCGAGGGTGAGGgcgaaaaggagaaggagaagacgaaagagaagagcgaggagaagCAAGTGAAGGATAGTTCTGCCGAGGCCGAGTCTTCTAAAGCTGCTGAAGAGAGAGCGAAAGCTGAATCGGCGGCAAAGACAAGTGAATCGACAGTGAAagcatcatcttcatcgtcctcttcatcagcaCCTCCTAGCCCTTCAACTCCTGGCAGTTCCGGTTCCGGTTCCGGATCGGGGACACCTCCTTCTACCGGCAAAGAGATCGCCAAACCTATCATCCCTGAGGTATATCCGCAAGTCCTCGCGATCCCGATCACCCATCGACCTCTCTTCCCAGGCTTTTATAAGGCTGTCACAGTCCGCTCTCCACCCGTCATCAAAGCGATCCGAGATCTTCAGGCTCACGGACAACCGTACGTCGGAGCCTTCTTGCTCAAAGATTCGACATCCGATTCAGACGTCGTCACCGATCTCAATCAGGTACACCCTGTCGGTGTCTTCTGTCAGATCACCAGCTGTTTCACATCGCAAGAGGGTGAGGGAAAGCCAGAAGCTCTTACAGCGGTTCTGTTCCCGCACAGGAGGATCAGGATAGACGAGCTCGTGAAaccaggagaaggagcgggtCAGCAGGTTGCATCTTTCACCAGTTTTGTGGAGGAAGTgcagaagggtgagaagggtgaaggagaagtggagagcTTCGAGCCTGAGGTGCCATCCGTAGAAGAGGTCAGAGAGGAGCTTGGGACAGTCTCACAGGACAGGACCGAAGAGTCAGATGTTCCTGCCAGTG AAACCAAATCCGAGCCTGCTGCGACACCGAAGAAGCCCCTCTCCCCTATCGGCTTCCTGCATTCCCTTGTCCCTGaaatatcactcacaaaCGTCACCAATGTTGGTCTTGAGCCCTACCAGAAGGACTCACAAGTCGTCAGAGCAATTATGAGCGAACTCATTTCTGTGTTCAAGGAGATCGCCCAGTTGCAGCCCATGTTccgagaacaag TGACGAGCTTCGCCATCTCGAACACCTCTTCACAGGTCTTCGACGAGCCTGATAAGCTCGCTGATCTCGCCGCCGTGGTCTCCACTGCAGACGTTTCCGACCTCCAAGCTGTTCTGGAGTCTACCTCGATTGAAGACAGACTTCAGCGAGCTCTCATACTACTTAAGAAGGAATTGATCAATGCTCAACTACAATTCAAGATTTCTCGAGATGTCGACTCCAAGATCCAGAAGCGACAACGGGAGTACTACCTGATGGAACAGCTCAAggggatcaagaaggagctggGAATGGAGAGTGACGGGAAGGATAAACTTGTTGAGGGattcaaggagaaggctaGCAAGTTGGCGATGCCAGAAGGTGTTAGAAAGGTCTTCGACGAGGAGCTCAACAAGCTCGTTCACCTTGAGCCATCCGCTAGTGAATTCAA TGTCACGCGAAACTACATCGACTGGCTTACACAAGTCCCTTGGGGTGTCCACTCTCCCGAGAACTACGACATCACCCACGCAGTTAAGGTTCTCGACGAGGATCACTACGGTCTCAAGGACGTGAAGGACCGAATACTCGAATTCATGGCGGTCGGAAAGCTAAGGGGTACGGTCGAAGGAAAGATCCTCTGTCTTGCTGGGCCGCCCGGTGTGGGAAAGACTAGTATCGGAAAGAGCATCGCTCGAGCTTTAGGTAGACAGTTCTACAGGTTCTCTGTTGGTGGTTTGACCGATGTTGCGGAGATCAAGGGTCACCGAAGGACTTACATCGG TGCCATGCCCGGTAAACCTATTCAAGCTTTGAAGAAGGTCGCTACCGAGAACCCGCTCATCTTGATCGACGAAGTTGACAAGATCAGTAAAGCGTACAATGGTGATCCTGCCAGTGCTTTGCTGGAAATGCTGGACCCCGAGCAGAACAAATCGTTCTTAGATCACTA CCTTGATGTGCCTATCGATCTTTCCCGAGTGCTATTCGTCTGTACTG CCAACGTGCTCGAAACCATTCCTGGACCTTTGCTTGATCGAATGGAAGTTCTTCAAGTCAGCGGTTACGTCTCAGCAGAGAAGATGAGCATCGCCGAGCGATATTTGTCACCTCAAGCCAAGGACGCTGCTGGGTTGAAAGAAGTGGATATCAACTTGGAGCCCGGAGCCATCGAGGCGTTGATCAGGTATTATTGCAGAGAGAGTGGAGTGCGAAACCTGAAGAAGCATATTGACAAA ATCTACCGAAAAGCTGCTTTCAAGATTGTTACGGATCTTGGAGAGGATGCCCTTCCGGAGCCTAAGGCCTCTTCAGAAGGCACCGTCGAAACACAGCAGCCGGACGTCAAGCCAGCGTCCGAACATCTTCCTGGAGAtcaatcaccatcacctGGCGATGCAGGATCTACAACAAAGGTTACGACTGTACCCAGGGAGCCGATGAAGATCCCCGATAGTGTCCATGTCACTATCACTCAGGAGAACCTGCGAGACTACGTTGGACC ACCCATCTACCACAAGGATCGACTATACACTTCCGCTCCTCCTGCCGGTGTCAGTACGGGATTGGGTTACCTCGGTAACGGGTCTGGTGCGGTTATGCCCATCGAAGTGACT TCAATGCCTGGCAAGGGTAACCTCCAGCTCACAGGAAAGCTCGGCGAGGTCATCCGAGAGTCCGCCCAGATCGCCCTCAGCTACGTCAAGGCGAACGCTTACCTCCTCGGCATTACCAAATCCGAAGCAGAGGTCACCTTGAACGATCGAGATGTCCATTTGCACATGCCTGAAGGTGCTATTGGCAAGGAAGGTCCTTCCGCTGGTACTGCCATTCTTACTGCCTTCGTGTCCCTGTTCACAAAGACAAAGGTGGACCCTGATGTGGCTATGACTGGAGAGATATCATTGTTGGGTCAGGTATTGCCCGTAGGAGgactcaaggagaagat TCTCGCTGCCCACCGAGCCGGTATCAAAA AACTCATCGTACCCGCAGCATGCAAGCCCGACATAGATGAGAACGTTCCCGAATCCGTCAAATCCGGTATAGAATTTGTGTTTGTCGAAGATATCAGACAGGTGTTGCACGAGGTATTCAGAGGAtcggaagtggaagagagatggagggagaCACTGCCGAACGAGAAGGAGCCGGAGAGAGAGGTACATGGTCGATTAGAGTGA